One genomic segment of Streptomyces niveus includes these proteins:
- a CDS encoding beta-ketoacyl-ACP synthase III → MSPETHSAPGTRTAVITGIGASLPARVVKNEEVAERLGVTPDWIRERTGIEQRHLVDPEGATSDLAVEAGRRALDAAGNPAVDFLILATCTPDHTFPSTAPAVASRLGLGSIAAFDLNAACSGFVYGLSAGAGMLASGVYGTGLIIGADAISTIVDHDDKITAPIFGDGAGAVVVRAGTADEPGSLLAQTLGSDGDLLDILLTPAGGSRQRSALSAASPEQSYLGMQGRLVYRHAIARMAEASLDVLAKTGWAVEDVDRLVAHQANRRILTATAKQIGLPEDRAVINVDRVANTSAASIPLALMDAMGSGELKAGDKVLLAAFGGGVTWAAATLIWPDLPPVAPADSI, encoded by the coding sequence ATGTCCCCGGAAACGCACAGTGCCCCAGGCACCAGGACCGCCGTCATCACGGGAATCGGCGCGTCCCTACCCGCCCGCGTCGTGAAGAACGAGGAAGTGGCGGAGCGGCTCGGTGTCACCCCGGACTGGATCAGGGAGCGGACGGGTATCGAGCAGCGCCATCTCGTCGACCCCGAGGGCGCCACATCGGACCTGGCCGTGGAGGCGGGGCGGCGTGCGCTCGACGCGGCCGGGAACCCTGCCGTCGACTTCCTGATCCTGGCGACCTGCACGCCCGACCACACCTTTCCCTCCACCGCGCCCGCCGTCGCCTCCCGTCTGGGACTCGGCTCGATCGCCGCCTTCGACCTGAACGCCGCATGTTCCGGCTTCGTGTACGGGCTGTCGGCCGGCGCGGGCATGCTGGCCTCCGGCGTCTACGGCACCGGCCTGATCATCGGCGCCGACGCCATCTCCACCATCGTGGACCACGACGACAAGATCACCGCCCCGATCTTCGGCGACGGCGCGGGAGCCGTGGTCGTACGGGCCGGTACGGCCGACGAGCCCGGCAGTCTGCTGGCACAGACGCTCGGAAGTGACGGCGATCTGCTGGACATCCTCCTCACACCGGCCGGTGGTTCGCGTCAGCGCTCGGCGCTCTCGGCGGCGAGCCCGGAGCAGAGCTATCTCGGCATGCAGGGGCGGCTCGTCTACCGGCACGCGATCGCGCGGATGGCCGAGGCGTCGCTGGACGTACTCGCGAAGACGGGCTGGGCGGTCGAGGACGTCGACCGGCTCGTCGCGCACCAGGCCAACCGCCGGATCCTCACGGCGACCGCCAAGCAGATCGGTCTGCCCGAGGACCGGGCGGTCATCAACGTCGACCGGGTGGCCAACACCTCCGCCGCCTCGATCCCCCTCGCGCTCATGGACGCGATGGGCTCCGGGGAGCTGAAGGCGGGCGACAAGGTCCTGCTGGCCGCGTTCGGCGGCGGTGTCACCTGGGCCGCGGCCACGCTGATCTGGCCGGACCTGCCTCCTGTCGCCCCCGCCGACAGCATCTGA
- a CDS encoding non-ribosomal peptide synthetase produces MSDPVNGGRPLNEAQSGVWYAQRMDPLNPVFNMGGYLEINGPADPELLKAAVTALVAEDETARITFSEVDGVPRQHFGEAPDFAVALFDVSAEPDPVAAARRRMLDDLATVPDLERGPLFHHILFAVGPDRYFWYNRAHHLINDGYSATLMRRRAAELYASLAGAGGPGTPYGSFEQLLAEQDAYATSKARARDALYWKNVMAGAEYPAGPGASGALTHRISRQTSSVDEEGFGRLVAFGARAGISWQQAVLAAAALHRRLWTEDPDVLLSLPVSGRLGKDGMSVPGMMANVIPLRCRVDDAETCEEFAARVAALTLRAQWHQRYDSADLMRDLGWPANGRRRFGPVVNIVVAGEQSSFAGIPAVGHLLSTGGTAEDLSLTVSRGPGGGLRVDFTIDEAYRESVDLSAYERTFHQIVSSMTSDSGVLVGEVEVMSARERELVLHAWNDTVRPVEGVTLGRRFEQQVERDPDTTALIFEDERVSYGELNERANRLAHYLMGRQGVRRGQTVGVLVERGITFATALLAVTKTGATYAVLDPDFPDERLSLIARDAEPVTVLAHGPTHDRLAGTIDLDTLSVDDQPVGNPVSGAHPEDGASIMYTSGSTGRPKAILTPHRALTGTVLAQNYATFAPGQRFLQCSPVSWDAFSLEFWGALLHGATTVLQPGQRPEPTLINQLTHQHHITMLQLSSSLFNYLVDEHPDTFTHTQHASTGGEPASPTHTHHIQTQHPHLTITNGYGPAESMGYTTTHTLPKPTTNTPTNTPVPIGHPITNKHTYILNTHLQPVPPGVTGELYLAGTGLAHGYQHQPTLTATHFIPNPYGPPGTRLYRTGDLAHHTPNGQLHYHGRTDHQIKIRGFRIEPTEIQNALLQHPHITQTTTTTTTDTTGNTQLNAYATLHPQHTTTTPTQLRHWLRNTLPDHLIPTHITILPKLPLTPNGKIDHKALPTPHTPTTHGRPPRTPQEEILCTLYTQTLNLTHPTTIDDNFFDLGGHSLLAAKLTTRIRTTLHTNLTIRDIFQNPTPATLTHHITTQAQRPGRDRPPLTAGDRPDRLPLSYAQRRLWFLDALGEQGTAYNVPLSVRIDGELDTDGLRAAFGDLVGRHEVLRTVFGSEHGQPYQTVLAPEDAQVVFERETADADTLDERLRAAAGHTFDLNAEPPLRVTLFDLGDGAHVLLVLLHHIATDGQSLRPLFDDLSAAYASRLEGAAPSWTPLPVQYADYALWQHRMLGDRADEKSVLAEGLAFWREALMGLPEELGLVLDRPRPAVAGQSGDAVVVDLGRELRSRVVELARAEGCTVFMVLQAALAATLTRMGAGEDIPLGSPVAGRTDDALGELVGFFVNTLVLRTDTSGNPSFRELLDRVRTADLDAFAHQETPFDLVIEATSPVRSLARHPLFQICLALESGAAGDVRLAGTRSGPGTFVDNRSAKFDLEFLLREDAAAGITGAVLFSTDIFDRSTVERLIAGFSRVLDQVTADPRVLVGEVEVMSAREREQVLHAWNDTVRPVESVTLGERFEQQAERDPDATALIFEDEQLSYGELNARANQLAHHLMTRQGVGRGQTVGVLVERGITFATALLAVTKTGATYAVLDPEFPDERLRLITDDARPVVVLTHRPTGHRLTAVATLDLDSLDLGGHSTANLESDTHPEDGASIMYTSGSTGRPKAILTPHRALTGTVLAQNYATFAPGQRFLQCSPVSWDAFSLEFWGALLHGATTVLQPGQRPEPTLINQLTHQHHITMLQLSSSLFNYLVDEHPDTFTHTQHASTGGEPASPTHTHHIQTQHPHLTITNGYGPAESMGYTTTHTLPKPTTNTPTNTPVPIGHPITNKHTYILNTHLQPVPPGVTGELYLAGTGLAHGYQHQPTLTATHFIPNPYGPPGTRLYRTGDLAHHTPNGQLHYHGRTDHQIKIRGFRIEPTEIQNALLQHPHITQTTTTTTTDTTGNTQLNAYATLHPQHTTTTPTQLRHWLRNTLPDHLIPTHITILPKLPLTPNGKIDHKALPTPHTTTTHGRPPRTPQEEILCTLYTQTLNLTHPTTIDDNFFDLGGHSLLAAKLTTRIRTTLHTNLTIRDIFQNPTPATLTHHITTLTEAAPRQRKRPALRRRTEAGTLL; encoded by the coding sequence ATGTCTGATCCGGTGAACGGCGGACGTCCGCTCAACGAGGCGCAGTCGGGGGTGTGGTACGCGCAGCGGATGGATCCGCTCAACCCCGTCTTCAACATGGGGGGTTATCTGGAGATCAACGGTCCCGCCGATCCGGAACTCCTCAAGGCGGCGGTGACGGCCCTGGTGGCCGAGGACGAGACCGCGCGCATCACGTTCAGCGAAGTGGACGGCGTGCCCCGGCAGCACTTCGGCGAAGCGCCGGACTTCGCCGTGGCACTGTTCGATGTCAGTGCGGAACCGGATCCCGTGGCAGCCGCACGACGGCGGATGCTCGACGATCTCGCCACCGTGCCGGATCTCGAACGGGGCCCGCTCTTCCATCACATCCTCTTCGCGGTGGGCCCCGACCGCTACTTCTGGTACAACCGCGCGCACCATCTGATCAACGACGGCTACAGCGCGACCCTGATGCGACGCAGGGCCGCCGAGCTGTACGCGTCCCTCGCCGGGGCCGGCGGGCCGGGGACCCCGTACGGCTCGTTCGAACAGCTGCTGGCGGAGCAGGACGCGTACGCCACCTCGAAGGCGCGCGCCAGGGACGCCCTGTACTGGAAGAACGTCATGGCGGGCGCGGAGTATCCGGCGGGCCCCGGAGCGTCAGGGGCGCTCACCCACCGGATCAGTCGGCAGACGTCGTCCGTGGACGAGGAGGGCTTCGGGCGGCTCGTCGCGTTCGGCGCACGCGCGGGGATCTCGTGGCAGCAGGCGGTGCTTGCGGCGGCGGCCCTGCACCGCAGGCTGTGGACGGAGGACCCGGACGTCCTGCTGAGCCTGCCGGTGTCGGGGCGGCTCGGCAAGGACGGCATGAGCGTGCCCGGCATGATGGCGAACGTCATCCCGCTGCGCTGCCGGGTCGACGACGCGGAGACGTGCGAGGAGTTCGCCGCCCGGGTGGCGGCGCTGACCCTGCGCGCGCAGTGGCACCAACGGTACGACTCGGCCGATCTGATGCGTGACCTGGGGTGGCCGGCGAACGGGCGCCGCCGGTTCGGTCCGGTGGTCAACATCGTCGTCGCCGGGGAGCAGTCGTCGTTCGCGGGGATACCGGCCGTGGGGCATCTGCTCTCCACCGGGGGGACCGCCGAGGATCTCTCGCTCACCGTCAGCCGGGGTCCCGGCGGGGGGCTGCGGGTGGACTTCACGATCGACGAGGCGTACCGGGAGAGCGTCGACCTCTCGGCGTACGAACGGACCTTCCACCAGATCGTCTCCTCGATGACCTCGGACTCCGGGGTGTTGGTGGGTGAGGTGGAGGTGATGTCGGCGCGGGAGCGGGAGTTGGTGCTCCATGCGTGGAACGACACGGTGCGGCCGGTGGAGGGTGTCACGCTGGGGAGGCGTTTCGAGCAGCAGGTGGAACGTGACCCGGACACGACGGCGCTGATCTTCGAGGACGAGCGGGTGTCCTACGGGGAGTTGAACGAGCGGGCCAATCGGCTGGCGCACTATCTGATGGGTCGTCAGGGGGTGCGTCGGGGGCAGACCGTCGGCGTCCTGGTGGAGCGGGGGATCACCTTCGCGACCGCGCTGCTCGCGGTGACCAAGACGGGTGCCACGTACGCGGTCCTCGACCCCGACTTTCCCGATGAGCGCCTTTCCCTCATCGCCCGGGACGCGGAGCCGGTCACCGTACTGGCTCATGGGCCGACACATGACCGGCTCGCGGGGACGATCGACCTCGACACCCTGTCCGTCGATGATCAGCCGGTCGGGAATCCTGTCTCCGGTGCGCATCCGGAGGATGGGGCGTCGATCATGTACACCTCGGGGTCGACGGGCCGGCCGAAAGCCATCCTGACCCCGCACCGGGCACTCACCGGGACCGTACTCGCCCAGAACTACGCCACCTTCGCACCCGGACAACGCTTCCTCCAGTGCTCACCCGTCTCCTGGGACGCCTTCTCCCTCGAATTCTGGGGCGCACTCCTCCACGGAGCCACCACCGTCCTCCAACCCGGACAACGACCCGAACCCACCCTCATCAACCAACTCACCCACCAACACCACATCACCATGCTCCAACTCTCCTCCAGCCTCTTCAACTACCTCGTCGACGAACACCCCGACACCTTCACCCACACCCAACACGCCTCCACCGGCGGCGAACCCGCCTCACCCACCCACACCCACCACATCCAAACCCAACACCCCCACCTCACCATCACCAACGGATACGGCCCCGCCGAATCCATGGGCTACACCACCACCCACACCCTCCCCAAACCCACCACCAACACACCCACCAACACACCCGTCCCCATCGGCCACCCCATCACCAACAAACACACCTACATCCTCAACACCCACCTCCAACCAGTCCCACCCGGAGTAACCGGCGAACTCTACCTCGCCGGCACCGGCCTCGCCCACGGCTACCAACACCAACCCACCCTCACCGCAACCCACTTCATCCCCAACCCCTACGGACCACCCGGCACCCGCCTCTACCGCACCGGCGACCTCGCCCACCACACACCCAACGGCCAACTCCACTACCACGGCCGCACCGACCACCAAATCAAAATCCGCGGCTTCCGCATCGAACCCACCGAAATACAGAACGCACTCCTCCAACACCCCCACATCACCCAAACCACCACCACAACCACCACCGACACCACCGGCAACACCCAACTCAACGCCTACGCCACCCTCCACCCCCAACACACCACCACCACACCAACCCAACTCCGCCACTGGCTACGCAACACACTCCCCGACCACCTCATCCCCACCCACATCACCATCCTCCCCAAACTCCCCCTCACCCCCAACGGCAAAATCGACCACAAAGCACTCCCCACACCCCACACCCCCACCACCCACGGACGACCACCCCGCACCCCCCAAGAAGAAATCCTCTGCACCCTCTACACCCAAACACTCAACCTCACCCACCCCACCACCATCGACGACAACTTCTTCGACCTCGGCGGACACTCCCTCCTCGCCGCCAAACTCACCACCCGCATCCGCACCACCCTCCACACCAACCTCACCATCCGCGACATCTTCCAAAACCCCACCCCCGCCACCCTCACCCACCACATCACCACACAGGCACAGAGACCCGGGCGCGACCGTCCGCCGCTGACCGCCGGAGACCGGCCGGACCGGCTGCCGCTGTCGTACGCGCAGCGCCGGCTGTGGTTCCTCGACGCGCTCGGGGAGCAGGGCACCGCGTACAACGTGCCCCTCTCGGTGCGAATCGACGGAGAGCTGGACACCGACGGACTGCGTGCCGCCTTCGGTGACCTGGTGGGCAGACACGAGGTGCTGCGGACGGTGTTCGGGTCGGAGCACGGTCAGCCGTACCAGACCGTGCTGGCTCCCGAGGACGCTCAGGTCGTCTTCGAACGGGAGACGGCGGACGCGGACACGCTCGACGAGCGGCTGCGCGCGGCGGCCGGGCACACCTTCGATCTCAACGCCGAACCCCCGCTGCGGGTGACGCTCTTCGACCTCGGCGACGGCGCGCACGTCCTGCTCGTGCTGCTGCACCACATCGCCACCGACGGCCAGTCGCTCCGTCCGCTGTTCGACGACCTGTCCGCTGCCTACGCCTCCCGTCTTGAAGGGGCGGCGCCGAGTTGGACGCCGCTGCCCGTGCAGTACGCGGACTACGCGCTGTGGCAGCACCGCATGCTCGGCGACAGGGCGGACGAGAAAAGTGTGCTCGCCGAGGGGCTGGCGTTCTGGCGCGAAGCGCTGATGGGTCTGCCGGAGGAGCTGGGCCTGGTGCTGGACCGGCCGCGGCCCGCCGTGGCGGGCCAGAGCGGTGACGCGGTCGTGGTGGACCTCGGCCGGGAACTGCGTTCCCGCGTGGTGGAGTTGGCCAGGGCCGAGGGCTGCACGGTGTTCATGGTGCTCCAGGCCGCGCTGGCCGCGACGCTGACCCGGATGGGCGCGGGCGAGGACATACCGCTCGGGTCCCCGGTCGCGGGCCGCACGGACGACGCCCTGGGCGAGCTGGTCGGATTCTTCGTCAACACACTGGTACTGCGGACCGACACCTCGGGCAATCCGTCGTTCCGTGAACTGCTGGACCGGGTGCGTACGGCCGATCTGGACGCCTTCGCCCATCAGGAGACGCCGTTCGACCTCGTGATCGAGGCCACCAGCCCGGTACGGTCACTGGCCCGGCATCCGCTGTTCCAGATCTGCCTGGCGCTGGAGAGCGGGGCGGCGGGGGACGTACGGCTCGCGGGTACGCGGTCGGGCCCCGGCACCTTCGTGGACAACCGCTCGGCCAAGTTCGACCTGGAGTTCCTGCTGCGCGAGGACGCGGCGGCCGGCATCACGGGCGCGGTCCTGTTCAGTACCGACATCTTCGACCGGTCGACGGTGGAGCGTCTGATCGCCGGCTTCTCGCGGGTCCTGGACCAAGTCACCGCAGATCCCCGGGTGTTGGTGGGTGAGGTGGAGGTGATGTCGGCGCGGGAGCGGGAGCAGGTCCTCCACGCGTGGAACGACACGGTGCGGCCGGTGGAGAGTGTCACGCTGGGCGAGCGATTCGAGCAGCAGGCGGAACGGGACCCGGACGCGACGGCGCTGATCTTCGAGGACGAGCAGCTGTCCTACGGGGAGTTGAACGCGAGGGCCAACCAACTGGCGCATCATCTGATGACCCGTCAGGGAGTTGGCCGGGGGCAGACCGTCGGCGTCCTGGTGGAGCGGGGGATCACCTTCGCGACCGCGCTCCTCGCGGTGACCAAGACGGGTGCCACGTACGCGGTCCTCGACCCGGAGTTCCCCGACGAACGGCTCAGGCTGATCACCGACGACGCCCGCCCGGTCGTGGTCCTCACACATCGGCCGACCGGGCACCGGCTCACCGCTGTCGCCACCCTCGATCTCGATTCCCTGGACCTCGGCGGACACTCCACTGCCAACCTCGAGTCGGATACCCATCCGGAGGATGGGGCGTCGATCATGTATACGTCGGGGTCGACGGGCCGGCCGAAAGCCATCCTGACCCCGCACCGGGCACTCACCGGGACCGTACTCGCCCAGAACTACGCCACCTTCGCACCCGGACAACGCTTCCTCCAGTGCTCACCCGTCTCCTGGGACGCCTTCTCCCTCGAATTCTGGGGCGCACTCCTCCACGGAGCCACCACCGTCCTCCAACCCGGACAACGACCCGAACCCACCCTCATCAACCAACTCACCCACCAACACCACATCACCATGCTCCAACTCTCCTCCAGCCTCTTCAACTACCTCGTCGACGAACACCCCGACACCTTCACCCACACCCAACACGCCTCCACCGGCGGCGAACCCGCCTCACCCACCCACACCCACCACATCCAAACCCAACACCCCCACCTCACCATCACCAACGGATACGGCCCCGCCGAATCCATGGGCTACACCACCACCCACACCCTCCCCAAACCCACCACCAACACACCCACCAACACACCCGTCCCCATCGGCCACCCCATCACCAACAAACACACCTACATCCTCAACACCCACCTCCAACCAGTCCCACCCGGAGTAACCGGCGAACTCTACCTCGCCGGCACCGGCCTCGCCCACGGCTACCAACACCAACCCACCCTCACCGCAACCCACTTCATCCCCAACCCCTACGGACCACCCGGCACCCGCCTCTACCGCACCGGCGACCTCGCCCACCACACACCCAACGGCCAACTCCACTACCACGGCCGCACCGACCACCAAATCAAAATCCGCGGCTTCCGCATCGAACCCACCGAAATACAGAACGCACTCCTCCAACACCCCCACATCACCCAAACCACCACCACAACCACAACCGACACCACCGGCAACACCCAACTCAACGCCTACGCCACCCTCCACCCCCAACACACCACCACCACACCAACCCAACTCCGCCACTGGCTACGCAACACACTCCCCGACCACCTCATCCCCACCCACATCACCATCCTCCCCAAACTCCCCCTCACCCCCAACGGCAAAATCGACCACAAAGCACTCCCCACACCCCACACCACCACCACCCACGGACGACCACCCCGCACCCCCCAAGAAGAAATCCTCTGCACCCTCTACACCCAAACACTCAACCTCACCCACCCCACCACCATCGACGACAACTTCTTCGACCTCGGCGGACACTCCCTCCTCGCCGCCAAACTCACCACCCGCATCCGCACCACCCTCCACACCAACCTCACCATCCGCGACATCTTCCAAAACCCCACCCCCGCCACCCTCACCCACCACATCACCACACTGACGGAAGCGGCTCCCCGGCAGCGCAAGCGGCCGGCCCTGCGGCGCCGTACCGAGGCGGGCACCCTCCTTTAA
- a CDS encoding thioesterase II family protein, with protein MITDPDDVVWTLDAADADAADVRTSLLVLPHAGGNAHAYTEWRTFLPSDVRLLIGQYPGRGARFSDPLPTDVDDLVGPILASLPAGTDDLVVLGHSMGSLVAFEVARALTLAGRAPRALIASACRAPFIANPSTVHPERLTDDELVTAIKARGGTDDGILDEPELREIIIPSIRADFAIDDVYRYTGPSPALSCPVTAIGGTEDPVVPLDALTRWADITTGAAAFEYLPGGHFYFQQQLERFFGLVNSVVSGAPTPHEFA; from the coding sequence GTGATTACCGATCCCGACGACGTGGTGTGGACACTCGACGCCGCCGACGCCGACGCGGCGGACGTGCGTACGTCCCTGCTGGTCCTCCCGCACGCCGGCGGAAACGCCCACGCGTACACGGAGTGGCGGACGTTCCTGCCTTCCGACGTCCGGCTGCTGATCGGCCAGTACCCCGGCCGCGGCGCCCGTTTCTCCGACCCGCTCCCCACCGACGTGGACGATCTGGTCGGCCCGATCCTGGCGAGCCTGCCGGCCGGGACCGACGACCTGGTGGTGCTCGGGCACAGCATGGGCTCGCTCGTCGCCTTCGAGGTGGCACGCGCCCTCACCCTGGCCGGCCGCGCCCCGCGCGCCCTCATCGCCTCGGCGTGCCGGGCGCCGTTCATCGCCAATCCGAGCACGGTCCACCCCGAACGGCTCACCGACGACGAGCTGGTCACGGCCATCAAGGCCCGCGGCGGCACCGACGACGGCATCCTCGACGAGCCCGAGCTGCGCGAGATCATCATCCCTTCGATCCGCGCGGACTTCGCGATCGACGACGTCTACCGCTACACCGGCCCCTCCCCCGCGCTGAGCTGCCCGGTGACCGCCATCGGCGGCACCGAGGACCCGGTCGTACCGCTCGACGCGCTCACGCGATGGGCCGACATCACCACCGGCGCGGCCGCTTTCGAGTACCTGCCGGGCGGCCACTTCTACTTCCAGCAGCAGTTGGAGCGCTTCTTCGGCCTCGTCAACTCCGTGGTCTCCGGGGCGCCCACCCCGCACGAATTCGCCTGA
- a CDS encoding TauD/TfdA family dioxygenase, with the protein MSPTATATPATALDVSREAGKPAVLRTPSFDAIDPAIDWLTEQRTAVRDELHRSGALLIRGLGVGDAADFGRVRDVLMPRRAGYKEKATPRTDFGEGVFSSTDLPAVQPIRLHNENSYTLDFPGTLLFGCVTAPAEDGATTVGDMREALRLLPADLRDRFMAKGWLLTRNFSELAGLPWQKSFATEDPAVAEAYCRENAIGYEWLPDGGLRTRQRRSAVVTHPVTGEKSWFNHFAFWNNRTLDADVREVLLETYGDDGLPFDTYLGDGTRLTADEVDAINRVYDQVTVRETWQRGDVMLVDNVLNAHGRESFKGDRKILVAMGDPITLDACRPETAPATTAFGE; encoded by the coding sequence ATGTCGCCCACGGCCACCGCCACTCCCGCCACCGCTCTCGATGTCAGCAGGGAAGCGGGCAAGCCCGCGGTCCTGCGGACCCCCTCGTTCGACGCGATCGACCCGGCGATCGACTGGCTCACCGAGCAGCGGACGGCGGTCAGGGACGAACTGCACCGCTCCGGCGCCCTGTTGATCCGCGGACTGGGGGTGGGTGACGCGGCCGACTTCGGACGGGTACGTGACGTTCTCATGCCGCGCAGAGCCGGCTACAAGGAGAAGGCCACACCGCGCACTGACTTCGGCGAGGGCGTGTTCTCGTCGACCGACCTGCCCGCCGTCCAGCCGATCCGGCTGCACAACGAGAACAGCTACACCCTCGACTTCCCCGGCACCCTGCTGTTCGGCTGTGTCACGGCCCCCGCCGAGGACGGCGCGACGACGGTCGGTGACATGCGCGAGGCGCTGCGCCTGCTGCCCGCCGATCTGCGCGACAGGTTCATGGCCAAGGGGTGGCTGCTGACCCGTAACTTCTCCGAACTGGCCGGGCTGCCCTGGCAGAAGAGCTTCGCCACCGAGGACCCCGCCGTGGCCGAGGCGTACTGCCGTGAGAACGCCATCGGCTACGAGTGGCTGCCGGACGGCGGGCTGCGCACCCGCCAGCGGCGCTCGGCGGTCGTCACCCACCCGGTCACGGGCGAGAAGTCGTGGTTCAACCACTTCGCGTTCTGGAACAACCGGACGCTGGACGCCGACGTCCGCGAGGTGCTGCTGGAGACGTACGGGGACGACGGGCTGCCGTTCGACACCTACCTCGGCGACGGCACCCGGCTGACGGCCGACGAGGTCGACGCGATCAACCGCGTGTACGACCAGGTCACCGTCCGGGAGACCTGGCAGCGCGGCGATGTGATGCTGGTCGACAACGTGCTCAACGCCCATGGCCGGGAGTCCTTCAAGGGTGACCGGAAGATCCTGGTGGCGATGGGCGACCCGATCACCCTGGACGCCTGCCGTCCCGAGACCGCGCCGGCGACGACCGCGTTCGGGGAGTGA
- a CDS encoding acyl carrier protein codes for METALERVREIVVYVLPEIQADITAGDRLEADLGIDSLSLVEILVQVEKRFFLTLDDSEMIDVESVQDILDIIQRREAVAGV; via the coding sequence ATGGAAACGGCACTGGAGAGAGTGCGGGAAATCGTCGTCTACGTACTGCCGGAGATCCAGGCGGACATCACCGCCGGGGACCGGCTCGAAGCGGACCTGGGAATCGACTCCCTCTCGCTGGTCGAGATTCTCGTCCAGGTGGAGAAGCGCTTCTTCCTCACGCTCGACGACAGCGAGATGATCGACGTCGAGAGCGTTCAGGACATTCTGGACATCATCCAGCGCCGAGAGGCAGTGGCCGGCGTCTGA